The following coding sequences lie in one Gouania willdenowi chromosome 5, fGouWil2.1, whole genome shotgun sequence genomic window:
- the LOC114463975 gene encoding uncharacterized protein LOC114463975 isoform X9 has product MMTDSSAEEHSADVPDGVSCKHGLKLQDHLHIKKEEEELWESLEEKQETDITAVTVKSEDEEEEDQCSLLHWRQRRNIKREPTTCSSAKLMKVEPNGDISEGPEAANTCTQQDTDGEETDCSDTEDSEDWREPLSQSEAQSEHMDMSCENFQTSENNTRGTSHNTHKPFCCELCGKRFGRKEHLTVHTRIHTGEKPFSCDVCGKRFCTRTHLKIHMRIHTEEKCFSCDVCGKRFSARTHLENHMRCHTGEKPFSCDVCGKRFSDRTNLKVHTRVHTGEKPFGCDVCWKRFSNRTNFNNHTKIHTREKPYGCDFRQKRFIIKREVINHTTIHTEDSEDEDVEEKQIENTEDETEEPAEKTVEMRIDTGKKKKAKSGAAIYRCAFKREWTAEWPFITVGTTSSYFWCSICRHENSCAHQGKADVTRHIKSKAHRTKEQAIQSTASIAPCHGPDTVDGMTAQEVKTRRAEVKVAVSMVEHNVPFAVADHFSPLLKECFKDSPTAQSFKSACTKMSCIINGAVAPHFRKELVMKMRTNPFTLITDESNDTGREKMNLLTVRVYDNDLSKVVHRFLDMCSTSRPNCGTAEMIYKKMDEALQKNAIPWRNCVSLSVDNARVNTGDKNSIASRIHQEHASIYIHGCPCHIIHNTAKQAGQAFLEVCGFDPEDLAVDVGYWFKGNTNRQGYLTEFCELHGSDYMEMLMHVSVRWLSLEKCLTRILQQYAPLASYLKSLDDKQPRFRRLVEAFSDPITEVYLLFYQAMFQVFSTFNLLLQREKSSIFLLHDEMRGFIHKLLSKFLKPAALQHRELHEICFKEPSNQLPGEKLVIGFTTRATLNRLLEAGDVTLQQVQRFQQAAVAFLERAVEYAIKKLPMKEPLIKHAMFLDVQQRAECGVEDAFYFVDRFPELLPYNGPEERDKLIEEFLDYQSMDITMPEDPAMFDFESFWGNMASMNNKVTGISRFGRLSRIAKLVLVLPHSNADAERLFSVVGLNKTKIRNSLALEGTLSSIMTVKMASLEPQCFKWEPPVSVIKASKSATNTYNMRNVPS; this is encoded by the exons ATGTTCCTGATGGTGTTTCCTGTAAACATGGACTGAAGCTCCAGGATcatctccacataaagaaggaagaggaagaactgtGGGAAAGTCTGGAGGAAAAGCAGGAGACGGATATCACGGCTGTTACTGTGAagagtgaagatgaagaggaggaagatcagtgttctctgctacactggagacaaagGAGAAACATCAAAAGAGAACCTAcaacctgcagctcagctaAACTCATGAAAGTAGAACCAAATGGAGACATCAGTGAAGGCCCAGAAGCAGCAAACACTTGTACACAACAAGACACTGATGGAGAGGAAACAGACTGCTCTGACACTGAAGACAGTGAGGATTGGAGGGAACCTTTGTCCCAGTCTGAAGCTCAGAGTGAACACATGGACATGAGCTGTGAGAACTTTCAAACATCTGAGAACAACACCAGAGGAAcatcacacaacacacacaaacccttttgtTGTGAACTGTGTGGGAAACGATTTGGACGCAAAGAACATCTGACGGTCCACAcgagaattcacacaggagagaaaccttttaGTTGTGACGTGTGTGGGAAGCGATTTTGCACCAGAACACATCTGAAGATCCACATGAGAATTCACACTGAAGAGAAATGTtttagttgtgatgtttgtggaaaGCGATTTAGCGCCAGAACACATCTGGAAAACCACATGAGAtgccacacaggagagaaaccctttagTTGTGACGTGTGTGGGAAACGATTTAGCGACCGAACAAATCTAAAGGTCCACACAAGagttcacacaggagagaaaccctttggttgtgacGTGTGTTGGAAACGATTTAGCAACAGAACAAACTTTAACAACCACACGAAAATTCACACCAGAGAGAAACCCTATGGCTGTGATTTTCGTCAGAAAAGATTCATTATAAAGCGTGAAGTGATTAATCACACGACAATTCACACAG AAGACAGCGAGGACGAAGATGTAGAAGAGAAACAAATTGAGAACACAGAGGATGAGACAGAAGAGCCAGCAGAGAAAACAGTGGAGATGAGAATAGACActgggaagaagaagaaggccaAAAGTGGAGCAGCCATCTACAGGTGCGCTTTTAAAAGGGAATGGACAGCAGAATGGCCCTTCATCACTGTAGGCACAACCTCCTCCTACTTTTGGTGCTCTATATGCCGACACGAGAACAGCTGTGCCCATCAAGGAAAGGCAGATGTTACAAGGCATATAAAAAGCAAAGCACATCGTACCAAAGAACAGGCAATACAGTCAACAGCCAGCATTGCACCATGTCATGGCCCAGACACTGTTGATGGCATGACAGCTCAGGAAGTCAAG acaaggagagctgaggtaaaggtagccgTGTCAATGGTGGAACACAATGTGCCATTTGCAGTAGCCGATCACTTCAGCCCATTGCTAAAAGAATGCTTCAAAGATTCTCCTACTGCACAGAGCTTCAAGTCTGCCTGCACAAAAATGTCCTGCATAATAAATGGAGCAGTGGCTCCTCACTTTAGAAAGGAACTGGTCATGAAGATGAGGACCAATCCTTTCACGTTGATCACAGATGAATCAAATGATACAG GACGTGAGAAGATGAACCTGCTCACTGTGCGGGTATATGACAATGACCTCAGCAAAGTTGTCCACAGGTTCCTGGATATGTGCTCCACTAGCAGACCAAACTGTGGCACAGCTGAAATGATCTACAAGAAGATGGATGAGGCCTTGCAGAAAAACGCCATACCATGGAGAAACTGTGTCAGTTTGTCTGTTGATAATGCTCGTGTCAATACAGGAGATAAGAACTCCATCGCATCCAGAATTCATCAAGAACATGCCAGCATCTACATCCATGGGTGTCCTTGTCACATCATCCACAACACTGCTAAGCAGGCTGGCCAGGCCTTTTTGGAG GTGTGTGGATTTGATCCAGAGGATCTCGCTGTGGATGTCGGATATTGGTTTAAAGGAAACACTAATCGTCAAGGTTACCTGACCG AATTCTGTGAGCTCCATGGAAGTGACTATATGGAAATGCTCATGCACGTTTCCGTTCGATGGTTGAGCCTGGAAAAGTGTTTGACTCGTATCCTGCAGCAGTATGCACCACTGGCCAGCTACTTGAAGTCATTAG ATGACAAACAGCCAAGGTTCAGGAGGCTTGTGGAGGCATTTTCTGACCCAATCACAGAGGTGTACCTGCTCTTCTATCAAGCAATGTTTCAAGTCTTCTCCACCTTCAACCTCCTCCTCCAGAGAGAGAAGTCGTCCATCTTCCTTCTACATGATGAG ATGAGGGGTTTCATCCACAAGCTGCTCTCAAAGTTTCTGAAGCCTGCAGCATTGCAGCACCGCGAACTGCATGAAATCTGCTTTAAGGAGCCATCCAACCAACTACCAG GAGAAAAGTTGGTGATTGGCTTCACTACTCGAGCTACACTCAACAGGCTCCTTGAAGCAGGAGACGTTACACTGCAGCAAGTGCAGAGGTTCCAGCAGGCAGCAGTGGCGTTTCTGGAAAGGGCTGTGGAGTATGCCATCAAGAAACTCCCCATGAAAGAGCCTCTGATAAAACATGCCATGTTTCTGGATGTCCAGCAGAGAGCAGAGTGTGGAGTGGAAGATGCCTTCTACTTTGTCGACAG gtttccTGAACTTCTCCCGTACAATGGACCTGAGGAGCGTGACAAACTGATTGAGGAGTTTCTGGACTACCAGTCCATGGACATTACCATGCCCGAAGATCCAGCAATGTTTGACTTTGAGAGCTTTTGGGGGAATATGGCATCAATGAACAATAAG GTGACTGGTATCAGCAGATTTGGCAGGCTGTCTCGTATTGCCAAGTTGGTCTTGGTACTTCCTCATTCAAATGCTGATGCAGAACGACTTTTCTCTGTGGTTGGACTGAACAAAACCAAAATCAGAAACAGTTTGGCTCTTGAGGGAACGCTATCATCCATCATGACAGTGAAGATGGCGAGCCTTgagccacagtgttttaagtgggagccccccgtctctgtcatcaaggcatcaaaATCTGCAACAAACACATACAACATGAGAAatgtccccagctaa
- the LOC114463975 gene encoding uncharacterized protein LOC114463975 isoform X4, with product MTQQNQEAKQTDREPEEKLEIKALFQTKRIPANVLCGFPADVPDGVSCKHGLKLQDHLHIKKEEEELWESLEEKQETDITAVTVKSEDEEEEDQCSLLHWRQRRNIKREPTTCSSAKLMKVEPNGDISEGPEAANTCTQQDTDGEETDCSDTEDSEDWREPLSQSEAQSEHMDMSCENFQTSENNTRGTSHNTHKPFCCELCGKRFGRKEHLTVHTRIHTGEKPFSCDVCGKRFCTRTHLKIHMRIHTEEKCFSCDVCGKRFSARTHLENHMRCHTGEKPFSCDVCGKRFSDRTNLKVHTRVHTGEKPFGCDVCWKRFSNRTNFNNHTKIHTREKPYGCDFRQKRFIIKREVINHTTIHTEDSEDEDVEEKQIENTEDETEEPAEKTVEMRIDTGKKKKAKSGAAIYRCAFKREWTAEWPFITVGTTSSYFWCSICRHENSCAHQGKADVTRHIKSKAHRTKEQAIQSTASIAPCHGPDTVDGMTAQEVKTRRAEVKVAVSMVEHNVPFAVADHFSPLLKECFKDSPTAQSFKSACTKMSCIINGAVAPHFRKELVMKMRTNPFTLITDESNDTGREKMNLLTVRVYDNDLSKVVHRFLDMCSTSRPNCGTAEMIYKKMDEALQKNAIPWRNCVSLSVDNARVNTGDKNSIASRIHQEHASIYIHGCPCHIIHNTAKQAGQAFLEVCGFDPEDLAVDVGYWFKGNTNRQGYLTEFCELHGSDYMEMLMHVSVRWLSLEKCLTRILQQYAPLASYLKSLDDKQPRFRRLVEAFSDPITEVYLLFYQAMFQVFSTFNLLLQREKSSIFLLHDEMRGFIHKLLSKFLKPAALQHRELHEICFKEPSNQLPGEKLVIGFTTRATLNRLLEAGDVTLQQVQRFQQAAVAFLERAVEYAIKKLPMKEPLIKHAMFLDVQQRAECGVEDAFYFVDRFPELLPYNGPEERDKLIEEFLDYQSMDITMPEDPAMFDFESFWGNMASMNNKVTGISRFGRLSRIAKLVLVLPHSNADAERLFSVVGLNKTKIRNSLALEGTLSSIMTVKMASLEPQCFKWEPPVSVIKASKSATNTYNMRNVPS from the exons GGTTTCCTGCAGATGTTCCTGATGGTGTTTCCTGTAAACATGGACTGAAGCTCCAGGATcatctccacataaagaaggaagaggaagaactgtGGGAAAGTCTGGAGGAAAAGCAGGAGACGGATATCACGGCTGTTACTGTGAagagtgaagatgaagaggaggaagatcagtgttctctgctacactggagacaaagGAGAAACATCAAAAGAGAACCTAcaacctgcagctcagctaAACTCATGAAAGTAGAACCAAATGGAGACATCAGTGAAGGCCCAGAAGCAGCAAACACTTGTACACAACAAGACACTGATGGAGAGGAAACAGACTGCTCTGACACTGAAGACAGTGAGGATTGGAGGGAACCTTTGTCCCAGTCTGAAGCTCAGAGTGAACACATGGACATGAGCTGTGAGAACTTTCAAACATCTGAGAACAACACCAGAGGAAcatcacacaacacacacaaacccttttgtTGTGAACTGTGTGGGAAACGATTTGGACGCAAAGAACATCTGACGGTCCACAcgagaattcacacaggagagaaaccttttaGTTGTGACGTGTGTGGGAAGCGATTTTGCACCAGAACACATCTGAAGATCCACATGAGAATTCACACTGAAGAGAAATGTtttagttgtgatgtttgtggaaaGCGATTTAGCGCCAGAACACATCTGGAAAACCACATGAGAtgccacacaggagagaaaccctttagTTGTGACGTGTGTGGGAAACGATTTAGCGACCGAACAAATCTAAAGGTCCACACAAGagttcacacaggagagaaaccctttggttgtgacGTGTGTTGGAAACGATTTAGCAACAGAACAAACTTTAACAACCACACGAAAATTCACACCAGAGAGAAACCCTATGGCTGTGATTTTCGTCAGAAAAGATTCATTATAAAGCGTGAAGTGATTAATCACACGACAATTCACACAG AAGACAGCGAGGACGAAGATGTAGAAGAGAAACAAATTGAGAACACAGAGGATGAGACAGAAGAGCCAGCAGAGAAAACAGTGGAGATGAGAATAGACActgggaagaagaagaaggccaAAAGTGGAGCAGCCATCTACAGGTGCGCTTTTAAAAGGGAATGGACAGCAGAATGGCCCTTCATCACTGTAGGCACAACCTCCTCCTACTTTTGGTGCTCTATATGCCGACACGAGAACAGCTGTGCCCATCAAGGAAAGGCAGATGTTACAAGGCATATAAAAAGCAAAGCACATCGTACCAAAGAACAGGCAATACAGTCAACAGCCAGCATTGCACCATGTCATGGCCCAGACACTGTTGATGGCATGACAGCTCAGGAAGTCAAG acaaggagagctgaggtaaaggtagccgTGTCAATGGTGGAACACAATGTGCCATTTGCAGTAGCCGATCACTTCAGCCCATTGCTAAAAGAATGCTTCAAAGATTCTCCTACTGCACAGAGCTTCAAGTCTGCCTGCACAAAAATGTCCTGCATAATAAATGGAGCAGTGGCTCCTCACTTTAGAAAGGAACTGGTCATGAAGATGAGGACCAATCCTTTCACGTTGATCACAGATGAATCAAATGATACAG GACGTGAGAAGATGAACCTGCTCACTGTGCGGGTATATGACAATGACCTCAGCAAAGTTGTCCACAGGTTCCTGGATATGTGCTCCACTAGCAGACCAAACTGTGGCACAGCTGAAATGATCTACAAGAAGATGGATGAGGCCTTGCAGAAAAACGCCATACCATGGAGAAACTGTGTCAGTTTGTCTGTTGATAATGCTCGTGTCAATACAGGAGATAAGAACTCCATCGCATCCAGAATTCATCAAGAACATGCCAGCATCTACATCCATGGGTGTCCTTGTCACATCATCCACAACACTGCTAAGCAGGCTGGCCAGGCCTTTTTGGAG GTGTGTGGATTTGATCCAGAGGATCTCGCTGTGGATGTCGGATATTGGTTTAAAGGAAACACTAATCGTCAAGGTTACCTGACCG AATTCTGTGAGCTCCATGGAAGTGACTATATGGAAATGCTCATGCACGTTTCCGTTCGATGGTTGAGCCTGGAAAAGTGTTTGACTCGTATCCTGCAGCAGTATGCACCACTGGCCAGCTACTTGAAGTCATTAG ATGACAAACAGCCAAGGTTCAGGAGGCTTGTGGAGGCATTTTCTGACCCAATCACAGAGGTGTACCTGCTCTTCTATCAAGCAATGTTTCAAGTCTTCTCCACCTTCAACCTCCTCCTCCAGAGAGAGAAGTCGTCCATCTTCCTTCTACATGATGAG ATGAGGGGTTTCATCCACAAGCTGCTCTCAAAGTTTCTGAAGCCTGCAGCATTGCAGCACCGCGAACTGCATGAAATCTGCTTTAAGGAGCCATCCAACCAACTACCAG GAGAAAAGTTGGTGATTGGCTTCACTACTCGAGCTACACTCAACAGGCTCCTTGAAGCAGGAGACGTTACACTGCAGCAAGTGCAGAGGTTCCAGCAGGCAGCAGTGGCGTTTCTGGAAAGGGCTGTGGAGTATGCCATCAAGAAACTCCCCATGAAAGAGCCTCTGATAAAACATGCCATGTTTCTGGATGTCCAGCAGAGAGCAGAGTGTGGAGTGGAAGATGCCTTCTACTTTGTCGACAG gtttccTGAACTTCTCCCGTACAATGGACCTGAGGAGCGTGACAAACTGATTGAGGAGTTTCTGGACTACCAGTCCATGGACATTACCATGCCCGAAGATCCAGCAATGTTTGACTTTGAGAGCTTTTGGGGGAATATGGCATCAATGAACAATAAG GTGACTGGTATCAGCAGATTTGGCAGGCTGTCTCGTATTGCCAAGTTGGTCTTGGTACTTCCTCATTCAAATGCTGATGCAGAACGACTTTTCTCTGTGGTTGGACTGAACAAAACCAAAATCAGAAACAGTTTGGCTCTTGAGGGAACGCTATCATCCATCATGACAGTGAAGATGGCGAGCCTTgagccacagtgttttaagtgggagccccccgtctctgtcatcaaggcatcaaaATCTGCAACAAACACATACAACATGAGAAatgtccccagctaa